In Pieris napi chromosome 2, ilPieNapi1.2, whole genome shotgun sequence, the following proteins share a genomic window:
- the LOC125058214 gene encoding zinc finger protein 593 homolog produces MTYKRKKYHHGDTHLSKRWRVRNRKKDLDEIDEDLKEEKSEKLLNQDVDLDLPGAAQHYCLHCARYFIDDKALKEHFKTKVHKRRLKALELEPYSIEESERAAGYGNFKLPNKRKIVTQISDVIDKDGDIVLSEDTPTPNKKKKIDNVA; encoded by the exons atgaccTATAAGCGTAAAAAATATCATCATGGTGATACACATTTAAGCAAACGTTGGCGAGTGCGGAATAGAAAGAAAGATTTAGATGAAATTGATGAAGATCTCAAGGAAG AAAAATCGGAAAAGTTATTGAATCAAGATGTCGATTTAGATTTACCTGGCGCGGCTCAGCATTATTGTTTACACTGCGcacgatattttattgacgACAAAGCTCTTAAggaacattttaaaacaaaagttcaCAAAAGAAGACTTAAAGCATTAGAACTAGAACCATATTCGATCGAAGAATCAGAGCGGGCCGCTGGATACGGAAATTTTAAACTTCccaacaaaagaaaaatagtaACTCAAATTTCTGATGTAATAGACAAGGATGGTGATATTGTTTTAAGTGAAGATACACCTACACctaacaaaaagaaaaaaattgataatgttGCATaa
- the LOC125060965 gene encoding zinc finger protein 184-like, with the protein MESNISFYSLPFIDSENSESGLFRRGNECNFDIHNPLSSSGALLGGDDVLAQFLTDGPLEEPDLNGPTTLLCEICKKKFDNAKKYYGHLRVHSKDNLWVCDKCPNQKFSIKQNLMKHYLTHKPLARVWKCPQCSMVFEALWRLQQHLFSKHLNYRPHKCDVCDKSFLKASDLKKHKDIHDGLNRFSCTKCHKKFKDKSNLNRHMVCHTKEKKYCCLGCQNRYSQLATLKRHQKTCTQFVDTAKDKTTRKNYCRECGMSFQYKSALLEHCVRQHTESGTDTKQNTDGNKIVENIVDDILSVEDDYMTMSTNHEILNTFNNNTSYTNVTPDDNLMQIEFLKEMNQLHSLDDEFLYNDLDFDSLQNSQIFNMNTNDIDYSSNGEIFDYTIGSKSMDQDLMNALTRNDNLPEDLFNLNTFPDRPVLPPTLPDECATIFESDVDLEASTNLAANLNQLIGENTVQYISTEDDDTFIISLNSEIDAEKLQDMLNIDVELVNSEEKIEMGLVKDDYVVKQENNLLNNIVPVIIKVEQDNINNTTGTSESNIKKYKNALNKNIVLIKIAEQDKTGKEGFDKENLNNKESTDKSSKNKKPVEFICKTCNKVFNKKDNYKSHIAIHNPSLRRHRCDVCGVRFSYRSTLNKHHAAAHQPRTLPDHTCPHCPSHYPAAWMLKQHIERSHEGITRFECDAEGCGKRFFKKCDLVVHQRYHTGERPFSCDICKQRFPHVSHLKRHERTVDCTKRIRKK; encoded by the exons ATGGAgtcaaatatatctttttatagTTTACCA tttatagaTTCGGAAAATTCAGAATCGGGTTTATTTAGAAGAGGAAACGAATGTAATTTCGATATTCATAATCCACTCTCTTCGAGCGGCGCCTTGTTAGGAGGCGACGATGTCCTCGCACAATTTCTCACAGACGGTCCTCTCGAAGAACCCGATCTAAACGGCCCGACGACCTTGCTCtgtgaaatttgtaaaaagaaGTTCGACAATGCTAAGAAATATTATGGCCATTTACGAGTTCATTCCAAAGATAATTTGTGGGTTTGTG ATAAATGTCCCAATCagaaattttcaattaaacagAACCTTATGAAACATTATCTAACACATAAACCATTAGCTAGAGTATGGAAATGTCCACAATGTTCTATGGTTTTTGAAGCTCTTTGGCGTTTACAGCAACATCttttttctaaacatttaaaCTACAG accCCATAAATGTGATGTGTGTGATAAATCATTTCTCAAGGCCTCTGATTTGAAAAAACACAAAGACATTCATGATG gtttaaatagattttcttGCACCAAATgtcataaaaaattcaaagatAAATCAAATTTGAATCGTCACATGGTTTGTCATACTAAGGAGAAAAAATACTGTTGTTTGGGTTGTCAGAATAGATACTCTCAG ctGGCTACATTAAAACGACATCAAAAAACATGTACTCAATTTGTAGACACAGCCAAAGACAAAACTACTAGAAAAAACTATTGTCGAGAATGTGGTATGTCTTTTCAGTATAAGAGTGCATTGTTGGAGCACTGTGTTAG ACAACACACAGAAAGTGGAACagatacaaaacaaaatactgatggaaataaaattgttgaaaATATTGTTGATGATATACTATCAGTTGAAGACGATTACATGACTATGTCGACAAAccatgaaatattaaatacttttaataataatacaagttATACAAATGTTACTCCAGATGATAATTTGAtgcaaatagaatttttaaaggaaatgaaTCAACTACATTCCTTAGATGACGAGTTCCTTTATAATGATCTAGATTTTGACAGCTTACAAAATAGCCAAATCTTTAATATGAACACTAATGATATAGATTACAGTAGCAATGGGGAAATATTTGACTATACAATAGGTAGCAAAAGTATGGATCAAGATTTAATGAATGCTCTTACAAGAAATGATAATTTACCTGaagatttgtttaatttaaatacatttcctGATAGACCAGTCCTACCTCCCACTTTGCCCGATGAGTGTGCTACTATTTTCGAAAGCGATGTTGATTTAGAAGCGAGTACAAATTTAGCCGCAAATTTAAATCAGCTTATTGGGGAAAATACAGTGCAGTATATTTCTACTGAAGATGACGATACATTTATCATAAGCCTAAACAGTGAAATCGATGCCGAGAAATTACaagatatgttaaatattGATGTTGAACTAGTCAATAGTGAAGAAAAAATCGAAATGGGTTTGGTAAAGGATGATTATGTAGTTAAACAAGAAAATAATCTTTTGAATAACATTGTACCAGTCATAATTAAGGTAGAGCAAGATAACATAAACAACACAACAGGGACAAGTGAGagtaatattaagaaatataaaaatgcattaaataaaaacatagttCTAATTAAAATAGCAGAGCAAGATAAAACTGGTAAAGAGGGATTTGATAAagagaatttaaataataaagaaagtaCGGACAAGTCAAGTAAGAATAAAAAACCAGTGGAGTTCATTTGCAAGACTTGTAACAAAGTTTTTAACAAAAAGGATAATTATAAATCTCACATAG CAATTCATAACCCGTCCCTTCGTCGTCATCGTTGTGACGTATGCGGCGTTCGCTTTAGTTATCGTTCGACACTTAATAAACATCACGCGGCCGCTCATCAGCCGCGAACCTTACCGGATCACACGTGCCCGCACTGCCCGTCACATTATCCCGCTGCATGGatg TTAAAACAACACATAGAGCGTTCCCACGAGGGTATAACACGTTTCGAGTGCGACGCAGAAGGCTGCGGGAAGCGGTTCTTTAAGAAGTGCGATCTCGTGGTGCATCAACG gTATCACACGGGAGAGCGGCCATTTTCGTGCGACATATGCAAGCAACGTTTTCCACACGTATCACATCTTAAAAGACATGAACGCACCGTCGACTGCACTAAGAG AATTCGTAAGAAATAA
- the LOC125058192 gene encoding serine--tRNA synthetase-like protein Slimp — protein MLHKTLIKFNSKNVFKILPVRFSALFINGSKATENFAFIVPHVDFPNLMKNKDMLQTMIIKRKSNYDLHKLENLWEVYNDLRNLKLQQEKSKSKLSKELSELLKLKNEGNEVEKFKIQINLIKENIKNLKSPLWSAEEAAMVEALNVPNLLHKLTPDQENNVIFQHKSPPSTTKNHNVVGKQKNLFKYVQNTHTLVYLLGDAALFELGSKFYFSDFLKRSKYIQFSNPDFVKSLVVEGCGVDHTDPTSTFILHHNDDTAFNKDKRLHLTGAGSLYSFLAYHTKNVIYGKVLPLKYFSLGRQYTPTGKEENHSLFNLSQSSAVQIFGVARDNNELDELLEEILCMVKTLFNELDYHYRLSYVAADKIHVWESLRVSIEMYSTSLKKYIEIGHLSLIGDFMSKRLLFTYTDNKEAKFPHILSGTILNIPKFLGCVLEQDEEFSIPDVFRVENWPKKVI, from the coding sequence atgttGCATaagactttaataaaatttaatagtaaaaatgtttttaagattCTACCAGTCAGATTTTCTGCATTGTTTATAAATGGGTCAAAAGCAACTGAAAACTTTGCATTTATCGTTCCTCATGTTGATTTTCCAAACCTAATGAAAAATAAGGATATGTTACAAACtatgattattaaaagaaagtcTAACtatgatttacataaattagaGAATCTTTGGGAGGTTTATAATGATTTACGGAATCTAAAATTGCAACAAGAAAAAAGCAAATCAAAACTATCTAAAGAATTatcagaattattaaaattgaagaACGAAGGAAATGaagttgaaaaatttaaaattcaaattaacttaattaaagaaaatataaagaacTTAAAAAGTCCCCTATGGTCGGCTGAAGAGGCAGCAATGGTTGAGGCTTTAAATGTGCCCAACTTACTGCATAAATTGACACCAGACCAGgaaaacaatgttatatttCAACACAAGTCACCACCCAGCACCACAAAGAATCATAATGTGGTTGGGAAAcagaaaaatctttttaaatatgtacaaaataCCCATACTTTAGTTTACCTGTTGGGAGATGCAGCATTATTTGAGTTAGGTTCAAAGTTTTACTTTAGTGACTTCCTCAAAAGAAGTAAATATATCCAGTTTTCCAACCCAGATTTTGTTAAAAGTTTGGTTGTGGAAGGTTGCGGTGTAGATCATACAGATCCTACATCTACATTTATTCTTCATCACAATGATGATACTGCTTTTAACAAAGATAAAAGATTGCATTTGACTGGTGCAGGCTCTCTATATTCATTCTTGGCATATCatacaaaaaatgttatatatggtAAAGTTTTaccacttaaatatttttctttaggaAGGCAATACACTCCAACAGGTAAAGAAGAAAACCATAGTTTGTTTAATCTCAGTCAATCTTCAGCTGTTCAAATATTTGGAGTTGCAAGGgataataatgaattagaTGAACTGCTTGAGGAGATTTTATGTATGGTTAAGACATTATTTAATGAGCTAGACTATCATTACAGATTGAGTTATGTGGCAGCTGATAAAATACATGTGTGGGAATCTTTAAGAGTTTCAATTGAAATGTACTCTACTTCTCTGAAGAAGTACATAGAAATTGGTCACCTTTCTCTTATTGGAGATTTTATGAGCAAAAGACTTCTGTTCACCTACACAGATAATAAAGAAGCTAAGTTCCCACATATTTTATCAGGTACAATTTTGAATATCCCAAAATTTCTAGGATGTGTTTTAGAACAGGATGAGGAATTTTCTATTCCAGATGTATTTAGAGTGGAAAATTGgccaaaaaaagtaatatag
- the LOC125058199 gene encoding transport and Golgi organization protein 2 isoform X1 codes for MCIVFIYSGYHDPESCYSLVLAANRDEFFDRQAQNMAPWKEDQTIFGGIDLEAECQSTWLAYSFSEKKIGLLLNYPEIKKESPKSRGKIVTDYIKSKYTTDNYVPFIRDNGDDYNGFIFVTVELRNKEPLIQTYTNATHNLQTWKQKCVGFSNSLPDTPLSKVVAGRERMQKNCEEYKAIEDKSKLIESLLDFLKSKERHLPDPILQNRRPMDYKCFSSIFVCLPSARYGTRTHTLMLVTKSGHVDLIEVTMQSPINLSSPNWKRSNFQL; via the exons ATGTGcatagtttttatatactCTGGATACCATGATCCAGAAAGCTGCTACAGTTTAGTTTTAGCTGCAAATAGGGATGAATTTTTCGATCGTCAAGCACAGAATATGGCGCCGTGGAAGGAAGACCAAACTATTTTTGGag GTATTGATTTAGAAGCGGAATGTCAAAGCACATGGTTAGCTTActcgttttctgagaagaagATTGGTTTACTTCTTAACTATCCTGAAATTAAAAAGGAAAGTCCTAAAA GTAGAGGGAAAATTGTTACTGactatataaaaagtaaatatacaaCAGATAATTATGTGCCATTTATCAGAGATAATGGAGATGACTATAATGGATTCATCTTTGTGACAGTAGAGCTCAG aaataaagaACCCCTTATTCAAACATATACCAATGCAACACATAATTTGCAGACATGGAAACAGAAATGTGTAGGGTTTTCAAACAGCTTGCCAGATACTCCTCTCTCAAAGGTGGTAGCTGGAAGGGAAAGAATGCAAAAAAATTGCGAAGAATATAAAGCAATTGAAGATAAATCAAAATTgatagaaagtctattggaTTTTTTGAAATCTAAAGAaag ACATTTACCAGACCCAATTCTACAAAACCGAAGACCAATGGATTACAAATGTTTCTCATCAATATTTGTTTGCCTACCATCAGCCCGTTATGGAACaag gaCACATACTTTGATGCTAGTTACAAAAAGTGGGCATGTTGATCTTATAGAAGTTACTATGCAATCACCAATCAACTTGTCTAGTCCAAATTGGAAAAGAtcaaattttcaattataa
- the LOC125058199 gene encoding transport and Golgi organization protein 2 isoform X2: protein MCIVFIYSGYHDPESCYSLVLAANRDEFFDRQAQNMAPWKEDQTIFGGIDLEAECQSTWLAYSFSEKKIGLLLNYPEIKKESPKNIYQTQFYKTEDQWITNVSHQYLFAYHQPVMEQGHIL, encoded by the exons ATGTGcatagtttttatatactCTGGATACCATGATCCAGAAAGCTGCTACAGTTTAGTTTTAGCTGCAAATAGGGATGAATTTTTCGATCGTCAAGCACAGAATATGGCGCCGTGGAAGGAAGACCAAACTATTTTTGGag GTATTGATTTAGAAGCGGAATGTCAAAGCACATGGTTAGCTTActcgttttctgagaagaagATTGGTTTACTTCTTAACTATCCTGAAATTAAAAAGGAAAGTCCTAAAA ACATTTACCAGACCCAATTCTACAAAACCGAAGACCAATGGATTACAAATGTTTCTCATCAATATTTGTTTGCCTACCATCAGCCCGTTATGGAACaag gaCACATACTTTGA